The Cynocephalus volans isolate mCynVol1 chromosome 12, mCynVol1.pri, whole genome shotgun sequence sequence CGTGAAGGCTTCAtgtgttttctcctttctgcttttGTAATACTGCCTAATGAACATATAAACATCACTTTTACTTATTACATGATCATGAAGTGTACCTGATTGTCAAGAAATATGTAATCTGTGTGATAGGTAGGATTTAGGCAAACAATTTTCCCATCATCTCGGGTAAAGTCTTCTGGGGATCCTATCTCCATAGAGAAAGACCATAAGTGTTTGCCCTGATCATCTCTATTTACTACTTAAAAATCTCTGTCTAgcaatttccctttcttttcttcctcatctttcttttttttctttttctttctttcattttttttttaaatacaaacttccttaacaaagaagagaaaagagataaaCTAGTTAGCTTTTGGAATATTCTAATTGAACcagttgttttataaaaatttcctAGATGAAGAATGGGTTTGAGGAACACCTTTGTCTTCAGTATTTAAGCTATTGACCTGTTGACATAAAGAGCCCTGATAACATTGTGCCTCTactttccactttttcttttttaaatcattgcCTCAGAATTAAACATTCAGTGAATAATTTGGTCTGCTTATACTGAGGacagcaaaatatacatttaaatcaAATTTGTGCAAGTGAATTTACTTACTTAAAATTAGTAAGTCCAGCAAtcccaatcccacttctgaggatatacccaaaagaatggaaatcatcatatcaaagggatacctgcattcccatgttcattgcagttctgtttacagtagccaaggcatggaaccaacctaaatgtccattgatggataattggataaggaaactgtggtacatatacatcATGGGATACTACTccgccataaagaagaatgaaattctcccatttgtaacagcatggataagcttggagaaacttatgttgagtgaaataagcaaagtacagggGAATAAGTACCATGTGTAcccactcataaatgggagctaagagagaaagaatgaaggaaggaagaccacagtggtgtgttggacttgcagagagagagagcagacctagggatacaaagtggagtgggggaaagggggatggagaggcaggtcagagataattgggtgggggatatggggtataattgcaatttgtggtaatgagtatgctgtcagtatggatctggccttcacgtcttgggcacaaggggtgacaatcagcattGTACCCAATGAATATTCgttaccaataaaaaaaaatctcattttgatcgtgctaataaaaaaattagggctgtttatatttttatcagtCAATTGTAGGGgtctttataaattttgaatacaaatcctttgtcagaatTACATAATGTGAATATTCTtcctagtctgtggcttatcttttatTATCTTAACATTATTTGAAAaagtgcatatttttaaatgtgatgaCAGAAATTTTTATTGCTTCCTTCAAAGTCCtggaaatatttattcttttttgtgaatGAGAACTTGTagatttaacatttatatttaggCCTATGATTACCATCTAATTAGTTTTGGAATCTTGGGTTTTCTGTTATAAAGGAGTTGAAATTAAATTTCTCTATGCAGTTACACAATTGAACCAACAGCATTCCCATTAAAATACCTTTGTATCGTGTTTTCAGAAATCTATTATCTGTTTATGTGAGTGAATacatttctggactctattctgtaaCCATTAATATATTTGGTATACTAATACCCCTATGTTGTTTTTAGTAATATAATTTCGTAGTAACTCTCACATTTAGGTAGTAGaaattatcaaatgtttttttcttctttcaaaatggTTGTGGCTAATCTAAGTATTTTTATAACAATATGCACATACTTTAGAACAAGATcatcaatttctaaaaatataaacctGTAGAAATTTTGATGGGACTTGCGTTGAAACTAGTGATTAGTTTAAGAAGAATTGATACCTCGACAATATTGTACATTCCAATCCACAAATGAGATACAACTTTCTACTATCTTAatcttgttatatttttttctgcagttttgtggttttcagtgtgtattttctgcaaactttttattatattttatgtctaagtagtttttgattttgatgttattgtaaatggtattttaaaatttttatttccaatcgTGTGTTGTTTTTACacaattttgtatattgaccttataATCATGAGATGTTTAAAAATATGCACTTAAtttctttgcatgttttaaaaaatagattctatGTAAACTACTATGCCACCCATGACTaactcaattttctttctttcttttcaattaatATGACTTTATTACATAGgctagttgtattagtccatttctgtggcttataacaaagtacctggaacagGGTGATTTATAGGAAAATGAGACTTatttgcttactgtttctgaggctgggaattccaaagtccctCTGTtaacccaggggtcttacattgcaagatggtagaggcagtgagagcagagagcagagagggagggagggagggagagaaggagggagagagggagagaaagagagagagagagagagagaggggggtgggggagagagagacggagagagagggggggagagagagagagagagagtaacctcctcattcactgtcctttaaagccctccaaactacacccatggccaccatttttaatccattcactaaggcatgttCCTATAatttaatcaccttttcaaggccccacctttcaattatcattatAGGACTTTCCATCcttaacagttacaatgggggttaagcttctaatatatgtaatttgggggacacaattcaatcaatccgtAACACTAGTCCTTCCAATACAATATCGAACCCACTGATGTGGTTAGAACATATGCATCCTTCCAAATTCATGTTCAAACTTAATCACCGGTgcaacagttttttttaaattgattatgcatattcatggggggGCGAAGCTAACTGTAATCACCTGTGCCCAAGGTGTGATGATCATATTAATATTATTAgaatgctcattaccacaaattgcaatcaTTCCCAGTGTTCCCCACTCAATTATTCCCCAGCCACCATCCTCCTGCTACCCCTTCCTGCCctcagcaaccctaggtctgctctctctgGCAAGTCCAAGGCACCACTGTGGTGTTTCTTTCCTTCgtactttctctcttagctcccagttatgagtgaagacatggcaatatttttccttctgtgcttggcttatttcacttaacatatttgtcttcaaggtcatccatgttgccacaaatggcagaatttcattcttccttatgactgagtagtattccacagtgtatatattccacattttccttatgcagtcatccattgatggatatttaggttggttccatatctcagctattgtaagtagagctgtgatgagTATGGGAGGggaggtatcccttcaacaggatgatttccattcctttgggtatatacctggaagtaggattgctagatcatatggtagatgtatctgtagttgtttgagaaatctctgtactgttttctacaatggttgtacgaatttacagtcccaccaacagtgtagaagtgtccccttctctccacatcctcaccagcttttgttattcttagtcttttttattacagccagactaactggggtgagattacatctcagtgtggttttaatttacatttctctaatgattagtgatgttgagtatcttttctaAGTGCCTTTCAGCCATTTGTgagtctttgaaaaatgtctatacagatcctttttcctttttaaaattgggttactttctttttttttttttttgctgtgtagttgcttgagttttttgtttactctggatattaatcccttgtcagatgcatagtttacaaataatttctcccattctgtaggttgtcttttcattttattgattgtttcctttgctgtgcagtgCCTTTTTGTTTGATGCAATTCCATTTacgtattttttcttttgctgcttgtgcttttgggctcttacataaagtctttgcccagtcctacttctttaaatgtttcttctATCTGTTCCCTTAGAGGTTTTAccatttcaggtcttatacttaagtctttaatccattttgagtttattttggtatatggtgagaggtgcagatctagtttcattcttctgcatatgggtatccgattttcccagcatgatttattgaagaggtagtcttttccccagtggatgttcttgtttcctttgtcaaatatcagctgACTGCAAGTCTGTGAGatggtttctgggttctccattctgctTCATTGGtccaaatgtaaatttttatgccatttccatgctgttttggttactaaagctttgtagtataatttgaagtcaggtagtgttatgcctccagtgttatttatttatttatttttggtcaggatggctttggctattcagggtcttttgttgttaaatatgaatgtcaggattgtttttttgtatttttgtgaagaatgtagttggtattttggtggggatcaCATTgcatctgtaggtcactttggccCTCACCAATACTTCCACTTCCTTACATTGATTGTGTCTCACTTGTGCTCTCCACACAATTTTAAACCTTTCCTCTTCTCAAGTCTTTCACCTACCACACCTTCCTATCCCTTACTCTCATTAGATCATTTCTCCAAAGTGTTTATAGAAAAAACTGAAGACTTTTAATGGGAATTCTTTTGTCTACCCATATTATCCTCCTTCTTTATTGTTGAAAGTGATGGCTAATTTTTCTATCTGTGCTAAAGTCTTCTTGCCAAGCTTTGTAAGTAGGAATTTTGGCCTCAAAGGAGAATCAGGCTCCCTAAagcatcaaaaataaatttatgcccTTGAGGAACAAAGAATGTTTTAATTagttctttagaatttttttattccaCTCTAGGGAGTATACCTAAGAAATACATTATAAATTTTCCCCCATTTGTATTTACAAAATATGGTGAGTCAGCCTTTACAGGTAGgtcattttctaatttgtttactGAAAATGCATCTTGTTTCTGTGTGATTAGTATCCCATTGATGTGGGAAAAATCATCAATTGTATGGGACTTTTCTGTTTATATGttaatatttcattgattttctaaataattcatcACTATAAGCAAGCATTTATGATGTATATGTAAGACCCACATAAACAATGGCCTTAGGGTGCAATTCTTGAGGAGTAATTTTTACAATCATATATTAacacaaagaactgaaagagTAGCTTTAGATATATGTTTGTACATTTAAATATGATTCCTGCTTACCCAAACAATTATTTTCATGTGTGGGCTAATggcacacacaccaaaaaaatgagaacaaaaaatgCACACTCTCTTCCAGATACTTccatcatttatttaactttCAAATGCCCCCTTCTCAGAAAGGTCTCCTCTGGCCTCCTAAAAGCATCCTACCATCATTTTTCTTCACAGTACTTGCTTTTATCTGACaatatattatatgtttatatgtttgaTCTATGTTCCCACTACTCTACAATGTGTGCTGTTTGAGGATGGAGaatttgttcactgctgtaacCCTATAacctagaaaagaaaagaagagaaaaaaaaaaaaccatcaagtTTTGCAGTATACATGAATAAATGTGTGGATAAATCTACAAAGCAGAAAGTATAAttcttgattttgtatctttttaacaACATATGAGATAGGATTCACAAACTCAATGTTCTCTGAAAATATGGGGTTTAAGTGGCAATGCTGTACTGAATGTGCACCGTCTGTTTTGGATCTGAAACAATAGGATATGGAGGCCTTGGATATCTGACCTCTTTCAACTGTTCATTTAAATGTTGGAAATGACACGTTGATGTTATTTCTTATGTTCttacttttgcctttttttatttagaaagtttgaaaaaaatgcaaagtgtGGAGATACCTAAAAAGACAAATGTAAATGTATGAATGCACGTAAAAAtgcaagtatatatttatttctataaggATGCAAGTGTCAGAGAAAAAAGAGGCAAAgagtgtgagaaagagagagtgtgtgtaGGTGCATTTGagatatatagaaaaagaaagatagagacagATAGTTCAGAGATATAGGGTGAAAACGTTATATAGAAATTATGATGCATCTATTGAAAAGAGAAGAGTACCTGTCCCATAGATGAATAGATGAAGGAGTGAATGATGAAATGGATAGAATATATGCAGAATCTGGATTAGACAAAACTGCTCACATTCTTTGTCATTTTCACTTTTCAAGGAATAAGAAAATGACCTCCCCAAACCACTCTATGGTGATGAAATTCACTCTCTCTGGACTCACAGAGGACCCAGTGCTACAGAAGGTTCTCTTTGGGGTGTTTCTGGCCATCTACCTAATCACACTGGCAGGGAATCTGTGCATGACCGTGCTGATCAGGGCCAATTCCCACCTGCAGACacccatgtatttcttccttggCCACCTCTCCTTTGTAGACATTTGCTACTCCTCCAATGTTACTCCAAATATGCTGAACAATTTCCTGTCAGACCAGAAGAGCATCTCCTATGCTGGATGCTTCACACAGTGTCTTCTCTTCATTGCCCTGGTGATCACTGAGATTTATCTCCTGGCTTCAATGGCACTGGATCGCTATGTAGCCATCTGCAGCCCTTTACATTACAGTTCCAGGATGTCCAGGAGCATGTGTGTCTCTCTAGTCACTGTCCCCTACGTGTTCGGCTTCTTTAATGGACTCTCTCAGTCACTGCTGACGTTCCACTTATCCTTCTGCGGCTTCCTTGACATCAACCATTTCTACTGCGCTGATCCTCCACTTATAATGCTGGCCTGCTCTGACACCTATGTCAAAAAGATGGCAATGTTCGCAGTTGCTGGCTTTACTTTCTCGAGCTCTCTGTTCATCATTCTTTTGTCCTACCTTTTCATTTTTGCAACTATCATGAGGATTCGTTCTGCTGAAGGCAGGTGCAAAGCCTTTTCTACGTGTGGTTCCCACCTGACAACAGGCACCGTATTTTATGGAACCCTCCTCTGCATGTACTTAAGGCCTCCCTCTGAGAAATCTGTAGAGTCCAAAGTAATTGCAGTTTTTTATACCTTTTTGAGCCCAATGCTCAACCCGTTGATCTATAGCCTAAGGAATAAAGACGTGATCAGTGCCTTGGAACAAATGATTAggggaaatttattttataaaattgcatGTCAGACATCTGCTCATTTGTTATCACCAAGTGTCTGATAACATACTGAATCTCTTAGAGGGATAAAACTACTACTCTGTAGTCATGATTTGTTTATCATCATAAACTCTCAAGGATCACTTTAGCTAATTTCTTCTCAAAATGTATCCTGTAAAGACCAATTGTTTTAATAAGAACTAtaatattgaaatgaaaaatctttTGCAAAGGAACTCTGAATATAAATTAATTGCTATTCATTTCTTCCACAAAATAACCTCAAGTCTTTACTTATTTGATGGTAAATATTATAACTAAGTTATCCTAATTGGAACAGTGGAAATTTATCTTTTCTGAATATTGTGGTCTGC is a genomic window containing:
- the LOC134391806 gene encoding olfactory receptor 5M10-like; the encoded protein is MTSPNHSMVMKFTLSGLTEDPVLQKVLFGVFLAIYLITLAGNLCMTVLIRANSHLQTPMYFFLGHLSFVDICYSSNVTPNMLNNFLSDQKSISYAGCFTQCLLFIALVITEIYLLASMALDRYVAICSPLHYSSRMSRSMCVSLVTVPYVFGFFNGLSQSLLTFHLSFCGFLDINHFYCADPPLIMLACSDTYVKKMAMFAVAGFTFSSSLFIILLSYLFIFATIMRIRSAEGRCKAFSTCGSHLTTGTVFYGTLLCMYLRPPSEKSVESKVIAVFYTFLSPMLNPLIYSLRNKDVISALEQMIRGNLFYKIACQTSAHLLSPSV